Proteins encoded within one genomic window of Granulicella pectinivorans:
- a CDS encoding TonB-dependent receptor, translated as MKFLPRLLYSLAVVLLLCMGVAAHAQVTGARVTGQVTDPTGAAIPQAQITITNTGTNASTRAVSDQQGEYSIPSLPAGPYKILSTANGFADTLQTNITLTIGQNAIINVTLKVGGANDTVTVSSNPTIINGSTAEISAVVNEDSIKELPLNGRDPSSLVFLTTGVTNELQSQASTLPTTNSFPTQSSGSAGGGRQGSTYYLLDGVTNMDYFALLAAPFPNADATQEFRVISNNFDARYGFSPGAVVSIQSKGGSNAFHGGAFEFLRNADLNASNYFSHTRDPLKRNQFGGYLGGPIIKDKLFFFANYQGTRASTVSTQNSTYTPTAAMLNGDFSAVAVDLKAPFATVNGKRNQIDPRLFSPGAVAIAASLPLGGDAATGLTNFASPKQRDSYDEGTARIDYTINDRQRVFVRNFMYNFNQPGLGTPGNLLSGVQGLHGIYVNDAVNHSWTITQNLLNSVTAFYQSFDFGSGTALYNKSGQQECLSNYIAVSDPVGSCYIGGFSAVDGNALYGGALGFTLFSGSVNDTKRRNFGFSDTLTFTHGKHTMYFGTDILHRYTHESSGAGANPTVSITNSFTGFTLSDFLLGDVTSFSQNAGESGSIRGWMTGLYAQDQYKVRPNLTINAGLRWDPYTPMSIDGGRGAAFVPGQQSTRYPNAPIGVVFPGDTGVNNAIMPTSWLYFEPRIGIAYQPAPKTSVRAGFGLFTTPLEDASYNHVYDTAPFDPSFSLNAGSTAISLDSPWSGFTATGGKSPFPPFASPTVTPPSNSTFTLPMQLGAVFPKNFRLGIVQSWNLSVEQQFTDTLALHIAYVGSETYHLTTPIELNPGSLANPGDARSMANFGSIIQVQIGATANYNSLQVGVEKRLSHGIQVQSNLTWSHSFDVGGSGDPSFESSVSDPHNIGHDRGPSSLNYPIVSVTNFIYEAPRLQHFNPIVRSVLGGWSLSGLVTLQSGPPFTINGGNGNNNSGFLVYQDRADLTGAPLNVRQGNKANWLNHYFNPAAFKVNAVGTAGNSPKYLIQEPPIYTADLGVQKNWTYRERYGLQFRFEAFNALNHPSYGQPDSNPDDSNFGAITSSGPIPARVGQAALKLTF; from the coding sequence ATGAAATTCCTCCCACGTCTTCTCTACTCCCTGGCCGTTGTCCTGCTGCTCTGTATGGGCGTTGCCGCACACGCGCAGGTGACTGGAGCCCGTGTCACCGGTCAGGTCACCGACCCCACCGGTGCCGCCATCCCCCAGGCCCAGATCACCATCACCAACACCGGCACCAACGCCTCCACCAGGGCCGTCTCCGACCAGCAGGGTGAATACAGCATTCCCTCCCTGCCCGCGGGTCCCTACAAGATCCTCTCCACGGCCAACGGCTTTGCCGACACGCTCCAGACCAATATCACCCTCACCATCGGTCAGAACGCCATCATCAACGTCACCCTCAAGGTCGGCGGCGCCAACGATACCGTCACCGTCAGCTCCAACCCCACCATCATCAACGGAAGCACCGCCGAGATCAGCGCCGTCGTCAATGAGGATTCCATCAAGGAGCTTCCTCTCAACGGCCGAGACCCCTCGAGCCTCGTCTTCCTCACCACCGGTGTGACCAACGAACTCCAGTCGCAGGCCTCTACCCTGCCCACCACCAACTCCTTCCCGACCCAGTCCAGCGGCTCGGCCGGCGGCGGTCGCCAGGGCAGTACCTACTACCTGCTCGACGGCGTCACCAACATGGACTACTTCGCCCTCCTTGCGGCTCCGTTCCCCAACGCCGACGCCACCCAGGAGTTCCGCGTCATCTCGAACAACTTCGATGCCCGCTATGGCTTCTCCCCGGGCGCCGTCGTCAGCATCCAAAGCAAGGGCGGCTCCAACGCCTTCCACGGCGGCGCATTCGAGTTCCTCCGCAACGCGGACCTGAACGCCTCGAACTACTTCAGCCACACCCGCGATCCCCTCAAGCGCAACCAGTTCGGTGGCTATCTCGGCGGTCCCATCATCAAGGACAAGCTCTTCTTCTTCGCCAACTACCAGGGCACCCGCGCGAGCACTGTCTCCACTCAGAACTCCACCTATACCCCTACTGCCGCCATGCTCAACGGTGACTTCAGCGCCGTCGCCGTCGATCTCAAAGCGCCCTTCGCCACGGTCAACGGCAAGCGCAACCAGATCGACCCCAGGCTCTTCAGCCCCGGTGCGGTGGCCATCGCCGCATCGCTTCCCCTCGGCGGCGACGCAGCCACCGGCCTCACCAACTTTGCCTCGCCCAAGCAGCGCGACAGCTACGATGAAGGCACCGCCCGTATCGACTACACCATCAACGATCGCCAGCGCGTCTTTGTCCGCAACTTCATGTACAACTTCAACCAGCCCGGCCTCGGCACCCCGGGCAATCTGCTCAGTGGCGTCCAGGGTCTCCACGGCATCTACGTCAACGATGCCGTCAACCACTCCTGGACCATCACCCAGAACCTGCTCAACAGCGTCACGGCCTTCTACCAGTCCTTCGACTTCGGCTCCGGAACAGCCCTCTACAACAAGAGCGGCCAGCAGGAGTGCCTGTCCAACTACATCGCCGTCTCTGATCCCGTCGGCTCCTGCTATATCGGTGGCTTCTCCGCCGTCGATGGCAACGCGCTCTACGGGGGTGCCCTCGGCTTCACGCTCTTCTCCGGCTCGGTCAACGACACCAAGCGCCGCAACTTCGGCTTCTCCGACACCCTCACCTTCACCCACGGCAAGCACACCATGTACTTCGGTACCGACATCCTGCATCGCTACACGCACGAGAGCTCGGGTGCAGGAGCCAATCCCACCGTCAGCATCACCAACTCCTTTACCGGCTTTACCCTCTCGGACTTCCTGCTCGGCGATGTCACCAGCTTCTCGCAGAACGCAGGCGAGAGCGGCAGCATTCGCGGCTGGATGACCGGCCTCTATGCCCAGGATCAGTACAAGGTCCGCCCCAACCTCACCATCAACGCAGGTCTCCGTTGGGACCCCTACACCCCCATGAGCATTGATGGTGGACGCGGCGCGGCCTTCGTTCCCGGCCAGCAGAGCACCCGCTATCCCAACGCCCCCATCGGCGTCGTCTTCCCGGGCGACACCGGCGTCAACAACGCCATCATGCCCACCTCCTGGCTCTACTTCGAGCCTCGCATCGGCATCGCCTACCAGCCCGCCCCCAAGACCAGCGTCCGTGCCGGGTTCGGTCTCTTCACCACGCCCCTCGAAGACGCCAGCTACAACCACGTCTACGACACGGCTCCCTTCGATCCGTCCTTCTCGCTCAACGCCGGCTCAACCGCCATCTCGCTCGACAGCCCCTGGAGCGGCTTCACCGCCACCGGTGGCAAAAGCCCGTTCCCTCCCTTCGCCTCACCCACCGTCACCCCGCCCTCCAACTCGACCTTCACCCTGCCCATGCAGCTTGGCGCCGTCTTCCCCAAAAACTTCCGCCTCGGCATCGTCCAGAGCTGGAACCTCTCGGTGGAGCAGCAGTTCACCGATACGCTCGCCCTCCACATCGCCTACGTCGGCAGCGAAACCTATCACCTCACCACCCCCATCGAGCTCAATCCCGGCTCGCTTGCGAACCCCGGCGATGCCCGCTCGATGGCCAACTTCGGCTCCATCATTCAGGTCCAGATCGGTGCCACAGCCAACTACAACTCGCTCCAGGTCGGCGTCGAAAAGCGCCTCTCCCACGGCATCCAGGTGCAATCGAATCTCACCTGGTCGCACTCGTTCGACGTAGGCGGATCCGGCGATCCCTCCTTCGAATCCAGCGTCAGCGATCCCCACAACATCGGTCACGACCGTGGTCCTTCGAGCCTCAACTACCCCATCGTCTCGGTCACCAACTTTATCTATGAAGCGCCCAGGCTGCAGCACTTCAACCCCATCGTGCGCAGTGTCCTCGGCGGCTGGTCGCTGAGCGGTCTCGTCACCCTGCAGTCCGGACCTCCCTTCACCATCAACGGCGGCAACGGCAACAACAACTCCGGCTTCCTCGTCTATCAGGATCGCGCCGACCTTACCGGTGCGCCGCTCAATGTACGTCAGGGCAACAAGGCCAACTGGCTCAACCACTACTTCAACCCTGCCGCCTTCAAGGTCAACGCCGTTGGCACCGCCGGCAACTCACCCAAGTACCTCATCCAGGAGCCCCCCATCTACACCGCCGATCTCGGCGTGCAAAAGAACTGGACCTACCGCGAACGTTACGGACTGCAGTTCCGCTTCGAGGCCTTCAACGCCCTCAACCACCCCAGCTACGGTCAGCCGGATTC
- a CDS encoding acyltransferase family protein, which yields MSTTTAAPFQVTPPSTRLLSIDLLRGLTVAFMILVNNNGNNDLAYRTLNHSPWNGFTPTDLVFPTFLFIMGISMVLSFSAHRARGTSKAAMLPGILRRFVLLFFWGLVVNGFPYFHLGTLRIYGVLQRFAVCYLLCALLQFATGRVAPRVILFVAALAGYWALLRFVPIPGHGVPGRDIPFMDHDLNLVAWIDRHLLPGRLFEGTRDPEGLLSDLPAFATTLLGLLAGTWITQPRPAARKVIGLLVAGVLLVAAGLLWSQTFPINKRLWTSSYVLFAGGLSLLLLAAFYFVVEIRQSRGRWSYPLLVFGTNAITAYVFSELLSTVVSVFKVNATQSFQVHAYNTWFIHLVNPAFGSFLYSFLFVVVCFIPTWLLYRNRIFIKL from the coding sequence ATGTCGACCACAACTGCAGCCCCGTTCCAGGTCACGCCGCCGTCGACGCGTCTCCTCTCCATCGATCTCCTGCGCGGCCTCACCGTCGCCTTCATGATCCTCGTCAACAACAACGGCAACAACGACCTCGCCTACCGCACCCTGAACCACTCCCCCTGGAACGGCTTCACTCCGACCGACCTCGTCTTCCCCACCTTCCTCTTCATCATGGGCATCTCGATGGTGCTCTCCTTCAGCGCGCATCGCGCCAGGGGCACCAGCAAGGCCGCGATGCTTCCCGGCATCCTCCGCCGCTTCGTCCTGCTCTTCTTCTGGGGCCTGGTGGTCAACGGCTTCCCTTACTTCCACCTCGGCACCCTGCGCATCTACGGCGTCCTCCAGCGCTTCGCCGTCTGCTACCTTCTCTGCGCCCTGCTGCAGTTTGCGACCGGCCGTGTGGCTCCCCGGGTAATCCTCTTCGTCGCCGCGCTCGCCGGCTATTGGGCTCTGCTCCGCTTCGTTCCCATCCCCGGCCATGGTGTCCCGGGCCGCGACATCCCGTTTATGGATCACGACCTCAACCTTGTCGCGTGGATCGATCGTCACCTCCTCCCCGGCCGTCTCTTTGAAGGCACACGCGATCCCGAAGGTCTGCTCAGCGATCTCCCCGCCTTCGCCACCACACTGCTCGGTCTGCTCGCCGGAACCTGGATCACGCAACCGCGCCCCGCCGCCCGGAAAGTGATCGGCCTCCTCGTCGCAGGTGTTCTGCTCGTGGCGGCCGGCCTGCTCTGGTCCCAAACCTTCCCCATCAACAAGCGCCTTTGGACCAGTTCCTACGTCCTGTTCGCCGGCGGCTTGAGCCTTCTCCTCCTGGCGGCCTTCTACTTCGTGGTCGAAATCCGCCAATCCCGCGGCCGCTGGTCGTATCCGCTGCTCGTCTTCGGGACCAACGCCATCACGGCCTACGTGTTCTCGGAGTTGCTCTCGACCGTCGTCTCCGTCTTCAAGGTCAACGCCACCCAGAGCTTTCAGGTCCATGCCTACAACACCTGGTTCATCCACCTCGTCAACCCGGCCTTCGGTTCGTTCCTCTACTCCTTCCTTTTCGTCGTCGTTTGCTTCATTCCCACCTGGCTGCTCTATCGCAACCGCATCTTCATCAAGCTGTAG
- a CDS encoding alpha-N-acetylglucosaminidase yields MWTRRKFIELSCASAGAAIVTQAAEASVSPAPAPPRRKPGKPSAETAISSCRGVLERQLGARAADFDLKLLPLAEGNEVYELSSSGGRVTVAGSSGVSLCRAIYSYLRQYCNVMITWSGRNLALPPSFPEVAHQRVVCPYKFVQYLNPCTYGYTMAFWDWPRWERELDWMALHGITMPLALEGQEAIWNRVWLALGLTQPEIDTFSVGPAHLPWHRMGNINNLAGPLPQHFIDEKRLLQHKILDRMRELGMKPVAPAFAGFVPQGFKRLHPEADTFTLLWLPEEFKTIPRSTRTFILHPAQQGLYRQIGKAFIDAYKAEYGEVQYYLADTFNELAVPVRPDHRFEDLELFGRTVFESIQAGDPNGTWVMQAWTFVYDAAFWNNDSVEALLRGIPNDRMLIIDYANDLTPAVQGKYSPSQWKVQKAFFGKQWINGMAHTFGGNNNLKGNLKLMASEPAAVLASPDRGNLVGWGMCPEGIETNEVVYELMTDAGWQTEPIDLATWIPAYCRSRYGLCPPATEQAMAQAWTLLLQSAYSGHIWMTKQAWQGEPSAHPVAASIDSGPTFVRAVELFLSCAPVLGQNQLYRNDLIEMIAQAVGGGVDKALALAVQAGDARQPELAVLEADRAIAWMRRIDGLVNLRADRRLETWIASSALYAQAPDEAAFYDENARLLITTWGWPELSDYASRVWSGLIRDYYAARWQAWFSARHTGASFSLDLWQQTWLSSPYRPSKPLEVPDLIAESHALLTELQHLS; encoded by the coding sequence ATGTGGACGAGACGTAAATTCATCGAACTCTCATGTGCCAGCGCCGGGGCCGCCATCGTCACCCAGGCCGCCGAGGCATCCGTTTCGCCTGCTCCTGCGCCGCCTCGCAGGAAGCCCGGAAAGCCCTCCGCGGAGACGGCCATCTCCTCCTGCCGCGGAGTCCTGGAGCGCCAGCTCGGCGCCCGCGCCGCCGACTTCGACCTCAAACTCCTCCCCCTGGCCGAAGGCAACGAGGTCTATGAACTCTCATCCTCCGGGGGCCGCGTCACGGTCGCCGGCTCCAGCGGAGTCAGCCTCTGTCGCGCCATCTATAGCTATCTCCGTCAGTACTGCAACGTCATGATCACCTGGAGCGGCCGCAACCTGGCTCTTCCCCCCAGCTTTCCCGAGGTCGCGCACCAGCGCGTCGTCTGCCCCTACAAGTTCGTCCAGTACCTCAATCCCTGCACCTACGGATACACCATGGCGTTCTGGGACTGGCCGCGCTGGGAGCGCGAACTCGACTGGATGGCCCTGCACGGCATCACCATGCCGCTCGCCCTGGAGGGCCAGGAAGCCATCTGGAATCGCGTCTGGCTCGCCCTCGGACTCACCCAGCCCGAGATCGACACCTTCTCGGTCGGCCCCGCCCATCTGCCCTGGCACCGCATGGGCAACATCAACAACCTTGCCGGGCCCTTGCCGCAGCACTTCATCGACGAAAAGCGCCTCCTCCAGCACAAGATCCTCGACCGGATGCGCGAGCTTGGCATGAAGCCTGTCGCCCCCGCCTTCGCCGGTTTCGTCCCCCAGGGCTTCAAGCGCCTCCATCCCGAAGCGGACACCTTCACCCTCCTCTGGCTTCCCGAAGAGTTCAAGACCATCCCCCGCAGCACGCGCACCTTCATCCTCCACCCCGCCCAGCAGGGCCTCTACCGCCAGATCGGCAAGGCCTTCATCGACGCCTACAAGGCCGAGTACGGTGAGGTCCAGTACTACCTCGCCGACACCTTCAACGAACTCGCCGTCCCGGTCCGTCCCGACCACCGCTTCGAAGACCTCGAGCTCTTCGGCCGCACGGTCTTTGAAAGCATCCAGGCCGGTGACCCCAACGGTACCTGGGTGATGCAGGCATGGACCTTCGTCTACGACGCCGCTTTCTGGAACAACGACTCCGTTGAGGCGCTCCTGCGCGGCATCCCCAACGACCGAATGCTCATCATCGATTACGCCAACGACCTGACCCCCGCCGTCCAGGGCAAGTACTCGCCCAGCCAGTGGAAGGTCCAGAAGGCGTTCTTCGGCAAGCAGTGGATCAACGGCATGGCCCACACCTTCGGCGGCAACAACAATCTCAAGGGCAACCTCAAGCTCATGGCCTCGGAACCCGCCGCCGTTCTCGCCAGCCCCGACCGCGGCAACCTCGTCGGTTGGGGCATGTGCCCCGAAGGCATTGAGACCAACGAGGTCGTCTACGAGCTGATGACGGATGCCGGCTGGCAGACGGAACCCATCGACCTCGCTACCTGGATCCCCGCCTACTGCCGCTCCCGCTACGGCCTCTGTCCGCCGGCCACGGAGCAGGCGATGGCCCAGGCCTGGACGCTTCTGCTCCAGAGCGCCTACAGCGGCCACATCTGGATGACCAAGCAGGCCTGGCAGGGCGAGCCCAGCGCCCATCCCGTCGCCGCCTCCATCGACTCCGGCCCAACCTTCGTCCGCGCCGTCGAGCTCTTCCTCTCCTGCGCCCCCGTGCTTGGCCAGAACCAGCTCTACCGCAACGACCTCATCGAGATGATCGCCCAGGCCGTGGGTGGGGGCGTCGATAAGGCGTTGGCCCTCGCGGTCCAGGCCGGCGACGCGAGACAGCCCGAACTCGCAGTCCTCGAGGCCGACCGCGCAATCGCCTGGATGCGTCGCATCGACGGTCTCGTCAACCTCCGCGCCGACCGCCGCCTCGAGACCTGGATCGCCTCCTCCGCACTCTACGCCCAGGCCCCCGACGAGGCGGCCTTCTACGACGAAAACGCACGCCTCCTCATCACCACATGGGGTTGGCCCGAGCTCTCCGATTACGCCTCCCGCGTCTGGTCCGGTCTCATCCGCGACTACTACGCCGCCCGCTGGCAGGCATGGTTTTCCGCCCGCCACACCGGCGCCTCCTTCTCGCTCGACCTCTGGCAGCAGACCTGGCTGTCGTCACCCTACCGTCCCAGCAAACCGCTTGAGGTGCCTGACCTTATCGCCGAATCGCATGCCCTGCTCACCGAACTGCAGCACCTGTCCTAA
- a CDS encoding carboxypeptidase-like regulatory domain-containing protein, whose translation MIQKNKLVQLLMLAVLLVASLATGMAQSNYGVIRGIVADPQGAPIAGATVILTSQAKKIARTTVTNGSGEYVFNAVDPDVYTVDVTAANFKKSSQSGLIVETGNALTVDTKLSVGSTSEVVEVTASEPLVDNGTSYNGQLIDSQKLQNLPNPGRNPFLFSKLDNAVTPVGDPRFVRFQDQSGSSTISIAGAPLSSNNYSVDGIPITDMSNRAVIIPSIEAVDEVKLQANTYDAEIGRTSGGMFNTTLKSGSSRLHGVLQGETRQTNWGANLFFNNRTPSTINGVTSPTTPRGAAEFYSYVGSLSGPIPLPHILGGPNKTFFAITEEGYRQRSPLTAANAFAVPTVLQRGTSTVPGGNFSEIGTVNAATGLCATGRCVYDPLTGKPFPGNIIPASRINTVGQNLINAYPLPNTTVTSYGGFNFNGGDTLGDRADEFNGKLTHQFGERWLADFYYLHYGSKEPGGNALTTAAGSSSSYLLYRKVDAIGIQNTVTINPTTVGTIGFGFNRFPNDTQDISKGFNQATLGFPANYVAALSKTGFPAITTDSGLSNEGTSNSGPAVYFSRNFVVGIAKSLGKHSVKTGYVFRAISLSFTSLSTTSGTFAFDSTLTAAPAANIPTGTTAGATAADMLLGYATSGSLVIPAPLAITTAYQAAYLQDDYRVTSKLTLNLGFRYEYEPGVHERNNHYAVGFDRSATYSAFGSGVQATGGVEFAGQNGYPTTTGATGSKFSPRAGFAYALDNKTVVKGGAGVFYIPIVYSGSASLAPGYVLTNSFSQSSATISLSNPFPTLKTQATGNSNGLSTNIGTSLTVIDQNRRGPLYDSFSLAVEHEFPLGIAFKVGYVGGHGRNLLNSLNINQLPDNQYSKGAALTTGGTTTNPYAGLGAFGTGKVALYQTLLPFPQYQGISESVSDGRSDYNSLDLKVQKRFTRGITLLAAYTWSSNWDNQWGASSTLNPGNNGPQDIYNLAPEYSRAINNLPNRFTVAGTYELPFGRGKQFMAGASKWLDLVVGGWRFNDVMILQSGGPMAITQSNSNSSLGNGAMRPTIVPGVNPCKSGSPEGRLTNYFNVAAFSITPQFGYGNQPRTSNCYGPGYVNSDLSLNKNFNITEKIHAEFRAEALNAFNTPQFNGPALNISTPASAGQITGTLGFPRLVQLGGRLTF comes from the coding sequence TTGATCCAAAAAAACAAGCTAGTCCAACTTCTTATGCTTGCCGTCCTGTTGGTCGCCTCGTTGGCGACCGGCATGGCGCAGTCGAACTACGGTGTAATCCGCGGTATCGTGGCCGACCCGCAGGGTGCTCCGATCGCGGGCGCGACGGTGATTCTCACCTCGCAGGCAAAGAAGATTGCGCGTACGACGGTGACGAACGGCTCCGGCGAGTATGTCTTCAACGCGGTCGATCCCGATGTGTACACGGTCGATGTAACGGCAGCGAACTTCAAGAAGAGCAGCCAGTCCGGCCTGATCGTCGAAACCGGAAATGCGCTGACGGTGGACACGAAGCTAAGTGTTGGATCGACGAGTGAGGTCGTTGAAGTGACTGCTTCCGAACCCCTGGTGGATAACGGAACCAGTTACAACGGGCAGTTGATCGATTCGCAGAAACTGCAGAACCTGCCTAATCCCGGACGCAACCCCTTCCTCTTTTCCAAGCTCGATAACGCGGTGACGCCCGTCGGCGATCCGCGTTTTGTGCGTTTCCAGGATCAGTCCGGATCTTCGACCATCTCCATTGCAGGTGCTCCGCTAAGCTCGAACAACTACTCCGTCGACGGCATCCCAATCACCGATATGTCGAACCGCGCCGTGATCATTCCTTCGATCGAAGCAGTCGATGAAGTGAAGCTGCAGGCCAACACCTACGATGCCGAGATCGGCCGTACCTCGGGCGGCATGTTCAATACCACGCTGAAGAGTGGCTCCAGCCGCCTGCATGGCGTACTGCAAGGTGAGACCCGCCAGACCAACTGGGGCGCAAATCTTTTCTTCAACAACCGCACACCCTCCACCATCAACGGTGTCACCTCTCCGACCACCCCACGCGGTGCCGCTGAGTTCTACAGCTACGTCGGCAGCCTCTCCGGTCCAATTCCCCTGCCGCACATCCTCGGTGGGCCGAACAAGACCTTCTTCGCGATTACGGAAGAGGGCTATCGCCAGCGTTCTCCGCTGACCGCTGCAAATGCCTTCGCGGTTCCCACGGTGTTGCAGCGCGGAACGAGCACGGTACCAGGCGGTAACTTCTCCGAGATCGGCACTGTGAATGCAGCGACCGGGTTGTGCGCTACTGGCCGATGCGTCTACGATCCGCTGACCGGCAAGCCATTTCCCGGAAACATCATTCCGGCGAGCCGCATCAACACAGTCGGCCAGAACTTGATCAATGCGTATCCTCTCCCGAACACGACGGTGACGTCATATGGTGGTTTCAACTTCAATGGCGGCGACACCCTGGGTGATCGCGCGGATGAGTTCAACGGCAAGCTGACGCATCAATTCGGCGAGCGCTGGCTGGCCGACTTCTACTACCTGCACTATGGCTCGAAGGAGCCGGGCGGCAACGCCCTGACGACGGCAGCCGGCAGCTCGTCTTCATACCTGCTGTATCGCAAGGTCGACGCGATCGGTATTCAGAACACGGTGACCATCAACCCAACCACCGTCGGTACGATCGGCTTCGGCTTCAACCGCTTCCCGAATGACACGCAGGACATCAGCAAGGGCTTCAACCAGGCGACCCTCGGCTTCCCTGCGAACTATGTTGCAGCCCTTTCGAAGACGGGTTTCCCGGCCATCACGACGGACTCGGGCCTGAGCAACGAAGGCACATCGAACTCCGGTCCGGCTGTTTACTTCTCGCGCAACTTCGTCGTCGGTATCGCGAAGAGCCTTGGCAAGCACAGCGTGAAGACAGGATACGTGTTCCGCGCGATCAGCCTCAGCTTCACCAGCTTGAGCACCACGTCCGGTACGTTTGCCTTCGACAGCACGCTGACTGCGGCTCCGGCTGCGAACATTCCGACGGGTACGACTGCAGGCGCAACCGCAGCGGATATGCTCCTCGGGTATGCCACCTCTGGTTCGCTCGTCATTCCTGCTCCTCTGGCCATCACCACGGCGTATCAGGCGGCTTATCTCCAGGATGACTATCGCGTGACATCCAAGTTGACCCTCAACCTCGGCTTCCGCTACGAGTATGAGCCCGGCGTCCACGAGCGCAACAACCACTACGCGGTTGGCTTCGATCGCAGCGCAACTTACAGCGCATTCGGCTCCGGAGTACAGGCCACGGGTGGCGTCGAGTTCGCCGGACAGAACGGCTATCCCACCACAACGGGAGCAACGGGCAGCAAGTTTTCTCCGCGTGCCGGCTTCGCCTATGCCCTCGACAACAAGACGGTCGTCAAGGGTGGCGCCGGTGTCTTCTACATTCCCATCGTGTACAGCGGATCGGCTTCGCTGGCTCCTGGCTATGTGTTGACGAATAGCTTCTCGCAGAGCTCGGCCACGATCAGCCTGAGCAATCCGTTTCCAACCCTCAAGACACAGGCAACGGGCAACAGCAACGGTCTGAGCACGAACATTGGAACGTCCCTGACGGTAATCGACCAGAATCGCCGCGGACCGCTCTATGACTCATTCTCGTTGGCCGTCGAGCATGAGTTCCCGCTCGGCATCGCATTCAAGGTCGGCTACGTCGGCGGTCACGGACGCAACCTGCTCAACAGCCTGAATATCAACCAGCTTCCGGACAACCAGTACTCGAAGGGCGCCGCTCTCACGACGGGTGGCACCACGACCAATCCCTACGCTGGACTTGGCGCATTCGGTACGGGCAAGGTTGCCCTCTACCAGACGCTTCTTCCCTTCCCCCAGTACCAGGGCATCAGCGAGTCGGTCAGCGATGGCCGGTCTGACTACAACTCGCTGGACCTGAAGGTACAGAAGCGCTTTACCCGTGGCATTACGCTGCTGGCGGCTTACACTTGGTCGTCGAATTGGGATAACCAGTGGGGCGCGTCCAGTACCCTCAACCCCGGCAACAACGGTCCCCAGGACATCTACAACCTGGCTCCCGAGTACTCGCGTGCCATCAACAACCTTCCCAACCGCTTCACGGTGGCCGGTACGTACGAGCTTCCGTTCGGACGTGGCAAGCAGTTCATGGCTGGTGCGAGCAAGTGGCTCGACCTGGTCGTGGGTGGCTGGCGCTTCAACGACGTCATGATCTTGCAGAGTGGTGGTCCGATGGCGATCACGCAGTCGAACTCGAACTCCTCGCTCGGAAACGGGGCGATGCGTCCGACGATCGTGCCGGGAGTCAACCCCTGCAAATCGGGTAGCCCCGAGGGCCGTCTCACCAACTACTTCAACGTGGCGGCCTTCTCGATCACGCCGCAGTTCGGGTATGGCAACCAGCCCCGCACCAGCAACTGCTACGGACCTGGCTATGTGAACTCCGATCTGTCGCTCAACAAGAACTTCAACATCACCGAGAAGATCCACGCTGAGTTCCGGGCGGAGGCGCTCAACGCCTTCAACACCCCGCAGTTCAATGGACCTGCTCTCAACATCAGCACACCGGCCAGTGCGGGTCAGATCACCGGTACGCTCGGTTTCCCCCGTCTGGTTCAGCTTGGTGGTCGTCTCACCTTCTAG